From Pseudomonas hefeiensis, one genomic window encodes:
- a CDS encoding GntR family transcriptional regulator codes for MALTHLGHDERLPLYQRLREEMLAKIAAGEWLPGEAIPTEAELTRHYGVAVGTVRKAVETLVGEGLLLRAQGRGTFVRRPNFDGSLFRFFRQVDASGQSQVPQSRILSRTQEAPDTHVRQALNLTEHDSTIRLERLRLMDGRPLFHEQIWLPATQFGALLDTDLNDFGTLLYPFYEERCGMRVASARETLTVASADEPLAATLGVTAGSPVVVVERVALGYDRQPLEYRLSRGAAGTFRYQVEIC; via the coding sequence ATGGCCCTTACACACCTTGGACATGACGAGCGACTGCCGCTCTATCAACGACTGCGCGAAGAGATGCTGGCGAAAATCGCCGCAGGTGAATGGCTGCCCGGTGAAGCCATTCCCACCGAGGCAGAACTGACCCGTCACTACGGCGTTGCGGTGGGCACGGTGCGCAAAGCGGTGGAAACGCTGGTCGGGGAAGGACTGCTGCTGCGTGCCCAGGGCCGTGGCACGTTCGTGCGCCGGCCCAACTTCGACGGTTCACTGTTTCGTTTCTTTCGACAGGTCGATGCCAGCGGTCAATCGCAAGTGCCGCAAAGCCGCATACTGAGTCGCACCCAGGAAGCCCCGGACACCCACGTGCGCCAGGCGCTGAATCTGACCGAGCACGACTCCACCATCCGCCTGGAGCGCCTGCGCCTCATGGACGGTCGGCCGCTGTTCCACGAGCAAATCTGGCTGCCGGCCACTCAATTCGGCGCCCTACTCGACACTGACCTGAACGACTTCGGCACCCTGCTCTACCCCTTCTACGAAGAACGCTGCGGCATGCGCGTCGCATCAGCCCGGGAAACCCTCACCGTCGCCTCGGCCGACGAGCCACTGGCCGCCACGCTGGGAGTGACGGCCGGCAGCCCGGTGGTGGTAGTTGAACGGGTTGCCCTGGGCTACGACCGTCAACCCCTGGAATATCGGCTGTCACGGGGAGCGGCTGGCACTTTTCGCTATCAGGTTGAGATTTGCTGA
- the dapF gene encoding diaminopimelate epimerase, producing MPLSFHKMHANGDDFVVVDARNSTNPITNAMARRMGDRNRGIGFNQLAVMLDCEDADARLMFWNADGSTLDVCGSATRGAADRLMRESNVTSITLRTHRGLLTCERTSPDAISVNMGQPLFGWSDIPLAGDLDTAVLPLAGSPIACSMGNPHCTYFVEDLADVDIATIGPAIETSPLFPLKTNVHFVQVINRKHIRLRIWERGGGIALGSGSCSCGAAVNGIRRGLLDHCVEVECDGGSVTVQWDGLGPVFLIGPVEATFSGVITDSFQQIST from the coding sequence ATGCCGCTGAGCTTTCATAAAATGCACGCCAATGGCGATGATTTTGTTGTCGTGGACGCGCGAAACTCAACCAATCCCATAACAAATGCCATGGCCCGGCGGATGGGGGATCGCAACCGAGGCATCGGTTTTAATCAACTCGCGGTGATGCTCGATTGTGAGGATGCAGACGCGCGCCTGATGTTCTGGAATGCAGATGGCTCCACGCTGGACGTTTGCGGCAGCGCGACGCGGGGCGCCGCGGATCGGTTGATGCGCGAATCGAATGTGACTTCGATAACGCTACGCACCCATCGCGGTTTGCTCACTTGCGAACGAACTTCACCCGACGCAATTTCCGTCAACATGGGGCAGCCGCTTTTCGGCTGGTCGGACATTCCCTTGGCTGGGGACCTGGACACCGCTGTTCTGCCACTGGCTGGCAGCCCGATTGCGTGCAGCATGGGCAACCCACACTGCACTTACTTTGTGGAGGATCTGGCGGACGTTGATATCGCGACCATAGGACCTGCAATCGAAACCAGCCCTTTGTTCCCGCTCAAGACCAACGTGCATTTCGTTCAGGTCATCAATCGAAAGCACATTCGTTTGCGCATATGGGAGCGGGGCGGTGGCATCGCACTCGGCTCAGGTTCCTGCTCTTGTGGCGCCGCTGTGAACGGGATTCGTCGTGGCTTGTTGGATCATTGCGTTGAGGTTGAATGTGATGGTGGCAGCGTGACGGTTCAATGGGATGGCCTGGGACCGGTTTTTCTCATCGGGCCGGTAGAGGCAACGTTTTCGGGAGTTATCACCGATAGTTTTCAGCAAATCTCAACCTGA
- a CDS encoding VOC family protein: MEPILNRIMLYVRDVQATCVFYERHFGFVSEKHADDRVTELGSANGGAILMVHPAGKGVKTGQVTVKLVFDTRDVEGFKEKCMAQGLKFGATHKADGYSFANAKDPDGNVISISSRAFACR; the protein is encoded by the coding sequence ATGGAACCGATACTTAATCGAATAATGCTGTATGTACGGGATGTCCAGGCGACCTGCGTTTTTTATGAGCGTCATTTCGGCTTTGTCAGTGAAAAACATGCCGATGATCGCGTCACGGAGTTGGGGTCTGCAAACGGAGGCGCGATTCTGATGGTTCACCCGGCAGGGAAGGGCGTTAAAACGGGACAAGTCACAGTCAAGCTTGTTTTTGATACCCGGGATGTTGAGGGCTTCAAGGAGAAGTGCATGGCCCAAGGCTTGAAGTTTGGCGCCACCCACAAGGCCGACGGCTATTCATTCGCCAATGCCAAAGACCCTGACGGCAACGTCATCTCTATCTCCAGTAGAGCGTTTGCATGCCGCTGA